One region of Pseudomonas sp. ABC1 genomic DNA includes:
- the livH gene encoding high-affinity branched-chain amino acid ABC transporter permease LivH: MPEFYHYLQQLVNGLTVGSTYALIAIGYTMVYGIIGMINFAHGEVYMIGSYIAFIAIAGLTMLGIESLPLIVMAAFAATIVVCSAYGYSIERVAYRPLRGGNRLIPLISAIGMSLFLQNEVMLAQDSKDKSIPTLLPGNFIFGESSMNGVVISYMQVLIFIVTLLAMLGLTLFISRSRMGRACRACAEDLKMTNLLGINTNGIIALTFVIGAALAAVAAVLLGMQYGVINPSLGFLAGIKAFTAAVLGGIGSIPGAVLGGLLLGVAEAFGADLFGDQYKDVVAFSLLILVLLFRPSGILGRPEVEKV; encoded by the coding sequence ATGCCCGAGTTCTACCACTACCTGCAACAGTTGGTTAACGGACTGACTGTCGGCAGCACCTATGCCCTGATCGCCATCGGCTACACGATGGTCTACGGCATCATAGGCATGATCAACTTCGCCCATGGCGAGGTCTACATGATCGGCTCCTATATCGCCTTCATCGCCATCGCCGGGCTCACCATGCTCGGTATCGAAAGCCTGCCCCTGATCGTCATGGCCGCCTTCGCCGCCACCATCGTCGTGTGCAGCGCCTACGGCTACAGCATCGAACGCGTCGCCTACCGCCCCCTGCGTGGCGGCAACCGGCTGATCCCGCTGATCTCCGCCATCGGCATGTCGCTCTTCCTGCAGAACGAGGTGATGCTGGCGCAGGACTCCAAGGACAAGTCCATCCCGACCCTGCTGCCCGGTAACTTCATCTTCGGCGAAAGCAGCATGAACGGCGTGGTCATTTCCTATATGCAGGTGCTGATCTTCATTGTCACGCTGCTGGCCATGCTCGGCCTGACCCTGTTCATCTCGCGCTCGCGGATGGGGCGCGCCTGCCGTGCCTGCGCCGAAGACCTGAAAATGACCAACCTGCTCGGCATCAACACCAACGGCATCATTGCCCTGACCTTCGTCATCGGCGCCGCACTGGCGGCCGTGGCCGCCGTCCTGCTGGGCATGCAATACGGCGTGATCAACCCGAGCCTGGGCTTCCTCGCCGGCATCAAGGCCTTTACCGCGGCGGTACTGGGTGGCATCGGCAGCATTCCCGGCGCCGTGCTCGGTGGCTTGCTGCTGGGGGTGGCGGAAGCCTTCGGTGCCGACCTGTTCGGCGACCAGTACAAGGATGTGGTGGCGTTTTCCCTGCTGATACTCGTCCTGCTGTTCCGACCCAGTGGCATCCTGGGCCGTCCGGAGGTCGAGAAAGTATGA
- a CDS encoding high-affinity branched-chain amino acid ABC transporter permease LivM has translation MSKNLKTAFFSALLVLAVAYPILGLKLTTVGIRLEVHGASPTVLWSVVACAIGMFCWQLLRGYLGAAWGKTPGLPRVPESASNFLTLPSTQRWAILALILLALAWPFFGSRGAVDIATLILIYVMLGLGLNIVVGLAGLLDLGYVGFYAVGAYTYALLSHYYGLGFWICLPLAGLMAAIFGFLLGFPVLRLRGDYLAIVTLGFGEIIRLLLRNMTEVTGGPNGISGIDKPTLFGLSFDRRAAEGMQTFHEYFGIAYNSVNKVIFLYLIALVMVLITLFVINRLLRMPIGRAWEALREDEIACRALGLNPTVIKLSAFTLGATFAGFAGSFFAARQGLVSPESFTFMESAIILAIVVFGGMGSQLGIILAAIIMVLLPELTREFSEYRMLMFGAMMVLMMIWRPQGLLPMQRPHMELKR, from the coding sequence ATTAGCAAGAATCTCAAGACGGCTTTCTTCAGCGCCCTGCTGGTACTCGCCGTCGCCTATCCGATACTGGGCCTGAAGCTCACCACCGTCGGAATCCGTCTCGAAGTCCATGGCGCCAGCCCGACCGTACTCTGGAGCGTCGTCGCCTGTGCCATCGGCATGTTCTGCTGGCAATTGCTGCGCGGCTATCTCGGCGCCGCCTGGGGCAAGACGCCGGGCCTGCCCAGGGTCCCGGAAAGCGCCAGCAACTTCCTTACCCTGCCGTCGACCCAACGCTGGGCGATCCTCGCCCTGATCCTGCTGGCCCTGGCCTGGCCGTTCTTCGGCTCGCGGGGCGCGGTGGACATCGCCACACTGATCCTGATCTACGTGATGCTCGGCCTCGGCCTGAACATCGTGGTCGGCCTGGCCGGCCTGCTCGACCTCGGCTACGTGGGCTTCTACGCCGTCGGCGCCTATACCTATGCCCTGCTGTCGCACTACTACGGGCTCGGGTTCTGGATCTGCCTGCCGCTGGCCGGTCTGATGGCGGCCATATTCGGCTTTCTGCTCGGCTTCCCGGTGCTGCGCCTGCGCGGCGACTACCTGGCCATCGTCACCCTCGGCTTCGGCGAGATCATCCGGCTGCTGCTACGCAACATGACGGAAGTCACCGGTGGTCCCAACGGCATCAGCGGCATCGACAAACCGACCCTGTTCGGTCTGTCGTTCGACCGTCGCGCCGCCGAGGGCATGCAGACCTTCCATGAGTATTTCGGCATTGCCTACAACTCGGTGAACAAGGTCATCTTCCTCTACCTGATCGCCCTGGTCATGGTGCTGATCACCCTGTTCGTCATCAACCGGCTGCTGCGCATGCCGATTGGCCGCGCCTGGGAAGCCCTGCGCGAAGACGAGATCGCCTGCCGCGCACTGGGCCTGAACCCGACCGTGATCAAGCTCTCGGCCTTCACCCTCGGCGCTACCTTCGCCGGGTTCGCCGGCAGCTTCTTCGCCGCGCGCCAGGGGCTGGTTTCGCCGGAGTCCTTCACCTTCATGGAGTCGGCGATCATCCTCGCCATCGTCGTGTTCGGCGGCATGGGCTCGCAACTGGGCATCATCCTGGCCGCCATCATCATGGTCCTGCTGCCGGAGCTGACGCGGGAGTTCAGCGAGTACCGCATGCTGATGTTCGGCGCCATGATGGTGCTGATGATGATCTGGCGCCCACAAGGCCTGCTGCCCATGCAGCGTCCACACATGGAGTTGAAACGATGA
- the livG gene encoding high-affinity branched-chain amino acid ABC transporter ATP-binding protein LivG, with protein MSRIILQASGLSMRFGGLLAVNGVNLSVKEKQVVSMIGPNGAGKTTVFNCLTGFYRPTSGSILLDGEAIEGLPGHKIARKGVVRTFQNVRLFKDMTAVENLLVAQHRHINTNFLSGLLKTPAFRRSERQAMENAAYWLEQVDLLDVANRNAGTLAYGQQRRLEIARCMMTRPSLLMLDEPAAGLNPRETEDLKALIGMLRDKHGVTVLLIEHDMKLVMSISDHIFVINQGTPLADGSPQQVRDNPDVIKAYLGEA; from the coding sequence ATGAGCCGCATCATTCTGCAAGCCAGCGGCCTGTCCATGCGCTTCGGTGGACTGTTGGCCGTCAATGGCGTGAACCTGAGCGTCAAGGAGAAACAGGTCGTGTCAATGATCGGCCCCAACGGCGCCGGCAAGACCACGGTGTTCAACTGCCTGACCGGTTTCTATCGCCCGACATCCGGCAGCATTCTCCTTGACGGCGAAGCGATCGAAGGGTTGCCCGGCCACAAGATCGCCCGCAAGGGCGTGGTGCGCACCTTCCAGAACGTACGCCTGTTCAAGGACATGACCGCGGTGGAAAACCTGCTGGTCGCCCAGCATCGGCATATCAACACCAACTTCCTCTCCGGGCTGCTGAAGACCCCGGCCTTCCGTCGCAGCGAGCGGCAGGCCATGGAAAACGCCGCCTACTGGCTGGAGCAGGTCGACCTGCTGGACGTCGCCAACCGCAACGCAGGGACACTGGCCTATGGTCAGCAACGGCGCCTGGAAATCGCCCGCTGCATGATGACCCGCCCTTCCCTGCTGATGCTCGATGAGCCGGCGGCCGGCCTCAACCCCCGGGAAACCGAAGACCTCAAGGCATTGATCGGCATGCTGCGCGACAAGCACGGCGTGACCGTGCTGCTGATCGAGCATGACATGAAGCTGGTCATGAGCATTTCCGACCACATCTTCGTCATCAACCAGGGCACGCCGCTGGCCGATGGCAGCCCACAGCAGGTCCGCGACAACCCTGACGTGATCAAAGCCTACCTGGGAGAGGCGTGA
- a CDS encoding ABC transporter ATP-binding protein, protein MLYFENICTFYGKIQALHDINIEVRQGEIVTLIGANGAGKSTLLMTLCGSPRASSGSIRYQGEELVGLETPLIMRKSIAVVPEGRRVFARLTVEENLAMGGFFTQAEPFQEQLDKVLHLFPRLKERFHQRAGTMSGGEQQMLAIGRALMSRPKLLLLDEPSLGLAPIIIQQIFDIIEQLREDGVTVFLVEQNANQALKLADRGYVLENGHIVIQGSGEELLNDSRVRDAYLGG, encoded by the coding sequence ATGCTGTATTTCGAAAACATCTGCACCTTCTACGGCAAGATCCAGGCGCTGCACGACATCAATATCGAGGTGCGCCAGGGCGAGATCGTCACCCTGATCGGTGCCAACGGTGCCGGCAAATCCACCCTGTTGATGACACTTTGCGGCAGCCCACGCGCCAGCAGCGGCAGCATTCGCTACCAGGGCGAAGAACTGGTCGGCCTGGAAACCCCGCTGATCATGCGCAAGAGCATTGCCGTGGTCCCCGAAGGCCGGCGCGTGTTCGCACGCCTGACCGTCGAGGAAAATCTGGCGATGGGGGGCTTTTTCACGCAGGCAGAGCCGTTCCAGGAGCAACTGGACAAGGTGCTGCACCTGTTCCCGCGCCTGAAGGAACGCTTTCATCAGCGAGCCGGCACAATGTCCGGCGGCGAGCAGCAAATGCTCGCCATCGGTCGCGCACTGATGAGCAGGCCGAAACTGCTGCTGCTCGACGAGCCGTCCCTGGGACTGGCGCCGATCATCATCCAGCAGATCTTCGACATCATCGAACAGCTGCGTGAGGATGGCGTGACGGTTTTCCTGGTCGAACAGAACGCCAACCAGGCGCTCAAGCTGGCGGACCGTGGCTATGTGCTGGAGAACGGTCACATCGTCATCCAGGGCAGCGGTGAAGAGTTGCTGAACGACTCGCGGGTACGCGACGCCTATCTGGGCGGGTGA
- the dcd gene encoding dCTP deaminase, translating into MSIKSDKWIRRMALEHGMIEPFVERQVRAEGANALISYGVSSYGYDVRCADEFKVFTNINSATVDPKHFDEKSFVDVKSDVCIIPPNSFALARTVEYFRIPRNVLTICLGKSTYARCGIIVNVTPLEPEWEGHVTLEFSNTTTLPAKIYANEGVAQMLFLESDEECEVSYRDRGGKYQGQRGVTLPKA; encoded by the coding sequence ATGAGCATCAAATCGGACAAGTGGATTCGCCGCATGGCGCTTGAGCACGGCATGATCGAACCTTTCGTCGAGCGCCAGGTGCGTGCGGAAGGTGCGAATGCGCTTATTTCCTATGGCGTATCGAGCTATGGCTACGATGTGCGCTGCGCCGATGAGTTCAAGGTGTTCACCAATATCAACTCGGCCACGGTCGACCCGAAGCATTTCGATGAAAAAAGCTTCGTCGATGTGAAGAGTGATGTCTGCATCATTCCGCCCAACTCGTTTGCACTGGCGCGCACCGTCGAGTATTTCCGGATTCCGCGTAATGTGCTGACCATCTGCCTGGGCAAGAGCACCTATGCGCGCTGCGGGATCATCGTCAATGTCACGCCGCTTGAGCCGGAGTGGGAAGGGCATGTGACGCTGGAGTTTTCCAACACCACCACGCTGCCGGCGAAGATCTACGCCAATGAAGGCGTGGCGCAGATGCTGTTCCTGGAGTCGGACGAGGAATGCGAAGTGTCCTACCGTGACCGTGGCGGCAAGTATCAGGGCCAGCGTGGCGTGACCTTGCCCAAGGCCTGA
- a CDS encoding cold-shock protein, with translation MSNRQTGTVKWFNDEKGFGFITPQSGDDLFVHFRAIQGDGFKTLKEGQSVSFVATRGQKGMQAEEVQVI, from the coding sequence ATGTCCAATCGCCAAACCGGTACCGTTAAGTGGTTCAACGATGAAAAAGGCTTCGGCTTCATCACTCCGCAATCCGGTGACGACCTCTTCGTACACTTCCGCGCCATCCAAGGCGACGGCTTCAAGACCCTGAAAGAAGGTCAGAGCGTTTCTTTCGTCGCTACCCGCGGCCAGAAAGGCATGCAAGCCGAGGAAGTTCAGGTTATCTGA
- a CDS encoding dihydrodipicolinate synthase family protein, which translates to MFSGLSAFPLSPLSEAGIDEAAFARLIERLATAGVDSIGALGSTGSYAYLSRHERLRIARLAVQHAGDVPVVVGIGALRTRDVLELAQDAQTSGARGVLLAPVSYQKLSDDEVFDLFDTVTRSLSVPLCVYDNPATTHFEFSDELHGRIAQLPNVASIKIPGVPTAPGAAQVRIEQLRALIPRHVTIGVSGDAFAATGLNAGCEAWYSVIAGLFPQIALAIIRNAQAGSVEEASRLSERLAPLWALFLQYGSLRVTATAAELRGLVSRPCLPLPVKSLHGDVRQRLASMLDELEVA; encoded by the coding sequence ATGTTTTCCGGTTTGAGTGCTTTCCCGCTGTCTCCCTTGAGTGAGGCCGGTATCGACGAAGCTGCGTTCGCTCGGTTGATCGAACGCCTGGCTACGGCTGGCGTCGACTCCATCGGTGCCTTGGGATCGACCGGCAGCTATGCCTACCTCTCGCGGCACGAGCGCCTGCGTATTGCACGGCTTGCTGTCCAGCATGCGGGCGACGTTCCGGTGGTCGTCGGCATTGGTGCTTTGCGAACGCGCGATGTCCTGGAGCTGGCGCAAGATGCGCAGACGTCCGGCGCTCGTGGCGTACTGCTGGCACCGGTGTCCTATCAGAAACTCTCTGACGACGAGGTGTTCGATCTCTTCGACACAGTGACCCGTTCCTTGTCCGTACCGCTATGTGTATATGACAACCCGGCTACCACGCATTTCGAGTTCAGCGATGAACTGCATGGCCGAATAGCGCAACTTCCCAATGTCGCCTCGATCAAGATTCCGGGTGTGCCGACCGCCCCCGGCGCGGCGCAAGTGCGTATCGAACAGCTGCGTGCCCTGATCCCCCGGCATGTGACGATCGGTGTCAGCGGTGACGCCTTCGCCGCCACGGGTTTGAACGCTGGATGTGAAGCCTGGTACTCGGTGATTGCTGGCCTGTTTCCGCAAATCGCCTTGGCGATCATTCGGAATGCACAGGCGGGGAGTGTGGAGGAGGCTTCGCGCCTCTCCGAGCGGCTCGCGCCATTGTGGGCGCTGTTCCTTCAATACGGCAGCTTGCGCGTTACGGCCACGGCCGCCGAGCTTCGCGGATTGGTTTCCCGTCCTTGCCTGCCTTTGCCGGTTAAGTCGCTGCACGGGGACGTGCGGCAGCGCCTCGCGAGCATGCTCGATGAACTGGAGGTGGCCTGA
- a CDS encoding DMT family transporter — MEKTTSGWINGFIGVAIFAGSLPATRVAVVDFAPTFLTCARATIAAVLGLALLLLLRQPRPKAVDMLSLALSALGGVIGFPLLTALALQHVTSAHSIVFLGLLPLCTAVFAVLRGGERPRLAFWLFSTIGAAFVVGYALMGNGEASLQGDLLMLAAVVVCGLGYAEGARLSRTLGGWQVISWSLVLSLPIMLPIALLTLPASFDSVGTPAWIGLAYVSIFSMLLGFVFWYRGLAQGGIAAVGQLQLFQPFMGLGLAALLLHEKVSWTMLLVTVAAVVCVAGAKKYAK, encoded by the coding sequence ATGGAAAAAACAACGAGCGGCTGGATCAACGGATTTATCGGCGTGGCGATTTTTGCGGGATCGTTGCCTGCAACTCGCGTAGCCGTTGTTGACTTCGCCCCGACGTTTCTGACTTGCGCGCGTGCAACCATTGCCGCCGTGCTGGGCCTTGCGCTGCTGCTTCTGCTGCGACAGCCCCGACCGAAGGCTGTCGACATGCTTTCTCTCGCATTGAGCGCGTTGGGTGGCGTGATCGGCTTCCCACTGCTGACGGCGCTGGCATTGCAACACGTCACATCCGCCCATTCGATCGTTTTCCTGGGGCTGCTGCCGCTCTGCACGGCGGTCTTCGCGGTGCTTCGCGGCGGCGAGCGCCCCCGTCTGGCTTTCTGGCTGTTCTCGACCATCGGAGCAGCCTTTGTCGTCGGCTACGCACTCATGGGCAATGGTGAGGCTTCGCTGCAAGGCGACCTGCTGATGCTGGCCGCCGTTGTCGTGTGTGGCCTGGGCTATGCGGAAGGCGCGCGCCTGTCCCGCACGCTGGGCGGCTGGCAGGTCATCAGTTGGTCGCTGGTGTTGTCGCTGCCCATCATGCTGCCGATCGCGCTGCTGACCTTGCCTGCCTCATTCGACTCTGTAGGCACCCCCGCATGGATCGGCCTCGCCTACGTCTCGATATTCAGCATGTTGCTCGGCTTCGTGTTCTGGTATCGCGGCTTGGCGCAGGGCGGTATCGCGGCGGTCGGGCAACTCCAATTGTTCCAGCCCTTCATGGGGCTTGGCCTGGCTGCGCTGCTGCTTCACGAAAAGGTGAGCTGGACGATGCTGTTGGTGACGGTGGCCGCGGTCGTCTGCGTCGCAGGGGCAAAGAAGTACGCCAAGTGA
- a CDS encoding PLP-dependent aminotransferase family protein, whose product MARNGTRIEAVMTDIQSRIASRTYLPGTRLPSVRAQARALRVSVSTVVEAYERLTAEGVVASRPGSGFYVSGPVAPLALTQLGPKLDREVDPLWVSRQSLEADATVLKPGCGWLPSTWLYETGMRRALRALARADTVELTEYATPLGHPALRQFLSRRLAVAGTEAAPEQIMLTESGTQAIDLICRFLLEPGDTVLVDDPCYFNFHALLKAHRVQAVGVPYTPNGPDVERFEAALKEHSPRLYITNSGIHNPTGATLSPVTAHRLLKLADSSDLVIVEDDIWADFEIAPAPRLAAFDGLSRVIQIGGFSKTISASLRCGYIAARRDWIESLVDLKIATTFGGGRLAADAVLMALTDSGYRKHMETVRQRLATERMKTIARLEALGIEPWLVPQAGIYLWCRLPKGIDAATIARSCLKDGVVLAPGNAFSLSLGASDFLRFNVAQSTDERVFDVLARALST is encoded by the coding sequence ATGGCACGGAACGGCACGAGAATCGAAGCGGTAATGACGGACATCCAATCGCGGATTGCCTCTCGCACCTATCTGCCGGGAACTCGCCTGCCATCCGTGCGCGCACAGGCGCGGGCCCTGCGGGTTTCGGTCTCGACCGTGGTGGAAGCCTATGAACGCTTGACCGCCGAAGGCGTCGTCGCTTCGCGCCCAGGCTCGGGGTTCTATGTGAGCGGGCCGGTCGCTCCGCTCGCATTGACGCAACTCGGCCCCAAGCTCGACCGGGAAGTCGATCCGCTGTGGGTATCGCGCCAGTCGCTGGAAGCGGACGCCACCGTCCTCAAGCCGGGATGCGGCTGGCTACCCTCCACGTGGCTGTATGAGACAGGGATGCGCCGCGCCCTGCGGGCGCTGGCGCGGGCCGACACAGTGGAGCTGACCGAATACGCCACGCCGCTTGGCCATCCGGCGCTACGCCAGTTTCTTTCGCGACGGCTGGCAGTAGCGGGCACCGAGGCGGCTCCCGAGCAGATCATGCTGACAGAATCGGGCACGCAGGCCATTGACCTGATCTGCCGTTTCCTGCTGGAGCCGGGCGATACCGTGCTGGTGGATGACCCTTGTTATTTCAACTTCCATGCCTTGCTCAAGGCTCATCGTGTGCAGGCCGTGGGGGTGCCCTATACGCCGAACGGGCCGGATGTGGAGCGGTTCGAGGCCGCATTGAAAGAGCATTCTCCCCGCCTCTACATCACCAATTCGGGCATCCACAACCCTACGGGGGCGACACTTTCCCCCGTGACGGCGCACCGGCTCCTGAAACTGGCCGACAGTTCCGATCTGGTGATTGTCGAGGACGACATTTGGGCGGACTTCGAGATCGCTCCCGCCCCAAGGCTGGCTGCCTTTGATGGCCTCTCGCGGGTGATCCAGATCGGCGGTTTTTCCAAGACCATCTCGGCCTCGCTTCGCTGCGGTTATATCGCGGCACGAAGGGATTGGATCGAAAGCCTTGTCGACCTGAAAATCGCCACGACCTTCGGGGGCGGACGGCTGGCCGCTGATGCGGTACTGATGGCATTGACCGACAGCGGCTACCGCAAGCATATGGAGACGGTCCGGCAACGGCTGGCAACGGAAAGGATGAAGACCATTGCACGGCTCGAAGCCCTTGGCATTGAGCCCTGGCTGGTTCCCCAAGCGGGCATCTACCTCTGGTGTCGGCTGCCGAAAGGGATAGATGCCGCAACCATTGCCCGATCCTGCTTGAAGGACGGTGTGGTTCTGGCACCGGGCAATGCTTTCAGTCTGTCATTGGGCGCGAGTGACTTCTTGCGTTTCAACGTCGCGCAATCCACCGATGAGCGGGTTTTCGACGTGCTGGCACGTGCGCTTTCTACATAG
- the apbC gene encoding iron-sulfur cluster carrier protein ApbC — MSVVTRQAVEAVLRQYTDPHLGQDPLSAGCVRGIDIRGGQVDVRLELGYAAALFRKGWSQLLAGAIEGIEGVKSAQVQVECVIEPHKAQAQLPGVKNIIAVASGKGGVGKSTTAANLALALAREGARVGMLDADIYGPSQGIMFGIPEGTRPQVRDQKWFVPLEAHGVQVMSMAFLTDDRTPMVWRGPMVSGALLQLINQTAWNDLDYLVVDMPPGTGDIQLTLAQKVPVAGAVIVTTPQDLALLDAKKGVEMFRKVNIPILGVVENMAVHICSNCGHAEHLFGEGGGERLAEQFDVELLASLPLSMAIRSQADAGHPTVIADPESQIAMIYQQVARTVGARISQGGANAGHGMPNITITDD; from the coding sequence ATGAGCGTCGTGACTCGTCAGGCGGTTGAAGCCGTATTGCGTCAGTACACCGATCCACATCTTGGTCAGGACCCGCTCAGTGCCGGCTGTGTGCGAGGGATCGATATCCGTGGTGGGCAGGTCGATGTTCGTCTCGAGTTGGGTTATGCGGCAGCGCTGTTCCGCAAGGGCTGGTCGCAGTTGCTCGCGGGTGCCATCGAAGGGATCGAGGGGGTGAAGAGTGCCCAGGTGCAGGTCGAGTGCGTGATCGAGCCGCACAAGGCGCAGGCGCAATTGCCGGGGGTGAAGAACATCATCGCGGTGGCCTCGGGCAAGGGCGGTGTGGGCAAGTCCACCACCGCAGCCAACCTGGCGCTGGCGCTGGCGCGCGAAGGGGCCAGGGTCGGCATGCTGGATGCCGATATCTACGGCCCCAGCCAGGGCATCATGTTCGGTATTCCTGAGGGTACGCGGCCGCAGGTGCGGGATCAGAAGTGGTTCGTGCCGCTGGAAGCCCACGGTGTACAGGTCATGTCCATGGCCTTCCTGACCGATGATCGTACCCCGATGGTCTGGCGTGGCCCCATGGTCTCCGGTGCCTTGCTGCAACTGATCAACCAGACGGCCTGGAACGACCTCGATTACCTTGTGGTGGACATGCCGCCGGGCACCGGTGATATCCAGCTGACACTGGCGCAGAAGGTTCCGGTGGCTGGAGCTGTGATCGTCACCACGCCGCAGGACCTGGCATTGCTGGACGCCAAGAAGGGCGTGGAGATGTTCCGCAAGGTCAATATCCCCATCCTGGGGGTAGTGGAGAATATGGCCGTGCACATCTGCTCCAACTGTGGCCATGCTGAGCATCTGTTTGGCGAGGGCGGCGGTGAGCGCCTGGCGGAGCAGTTCGATGTCGAGTTGCTGGCTTCGTTGCCGCTGTCCATGGCCATTCGCAGCCAGGCGGATGCGGGGCATCCGACGGTGATCGCCGATCCGGAGAGCCAGATCGCCATGATCTACCAGCAAGTGGCACGGACGGTCGGGGCGCGCATTTCCCAGGGTGGGGCAAATGCTGGGCATGGCATGCCGAACATCACGATCACTGACGATTGA